One part of the Gloeocapsopsis sp. IPPAS B-1203 genome encodes these proteins:
- a CDS encoding adenylosuccinate synthase, translated as MANVIVIGAQWGDEGKGKITDLLSKSADVVVRYQGGVNAGHTLVVQGQTFKLHLIPSGILYPDTECIIGCGTVIDPQVLIRELDQLEKLNISTQNLLISETAHVTMPYHRLIDQASEERRGDHRIGTTGRGIGPTYADKSERTGIRVIDLMNPTVLGKQLHWAINYKNAILEKLYNLPPLDAEEVIDQYLEYAERLRPHVVDTSLKIYDAIQRRRNILFEGAQGTLLDLDHGTYPYVTSSNPVAGGACVGTGVGPTMIDRVIGVAKAYTTRVGEGPFPTELNEEIGELLCDRGAEFGTTTGRRRRCGWFDAVIGRYAVRVNGMDCLAITKLDVLDELEEIKVCVAYEVDGEKCNDFPHNARRFARCRPIYKTMPGWKQSTVDCRSLEDLPQQALDYLKFLAELMEVPIAIVSLGASREQTIIVEDPIHGPKRALLHANGTPVVTEV; from the coding sequence TTGGCTAACGTCATAGTAATCGGCGCTCAGTGGGGCGACGAAGGAAAAGGAAAAATCACGGATCTGCTCAGCAAGTCAGCTGACGTCGTTGTACGCTACCAAGGGGGTGTCAATGCTGGACACACACTTGTAGTTCAGGGTCAAACATTCAAGTTGCATCTCATCCCTTCGGGAATTTTATATCCTGATACTGAATGCATCATTGGCTGTGGAACTGTAATTGACCCACAGGTGTTGATTAGAGAACTCGACCAGCTAGAAAAGCTCAACATCTCCACTCAAAATCTGCTAATTTCGGAAACCGCCCATGTAACAATGCCGTATCATCGGTTAATTGATCAGGCATCAGAAGAACGCAGAGGCGATCATAGAATTGGTACAACTGGGCGGGGAATTGGTCCAACATATGCAGACAAATCTGAGCGTACAGGGATTCGCGTAATTGACTTGATGAACCCTACAGTCTTGGGCAAACAACTGCATTGGGCAATTAACTACAAAAACGCAATTTTAGAAAAGCTTTACAACTTACCGCCTTTGGATGCAGAGGAAGTCATCGATCAGTATCTAGAATATGCAGAGCGTTTACGTCCTCATGTAGTAGATACATCGCTTAAGATCTACGATGCGATTCAGCGACGTCGCAATATCTTATTTGAAGGCGCACAAGGCACATTGCTGGATCTCGATCATGGTACTTATCCTTACGTCACTTCCTCAAATCCTGTAGCTGGGGGCGCTTGCGTTGGGACTGGTGTGGGACCAACAATGATAGACCGCGTGATTGGGGTAGCAAAAGCTTATACAACCCGTGTTGGTGAAGGACCATTTCCCACAGAACTCAATGAGGAAATTGGTGAGTTGTTGTGCGATCGCGGTGCAGAATTTGGTACGACTACAGGGCGGCGTCGTCGTTGTGGCTGGTTTGATGCTGTTATCGGACGCTATGCAGTTCGTGTCAACGGTATGGATTGCCTAGCAATTACAAAGTTAGATGTGCTTGATGAGTTAGAAGAAATCAAAGTTTGTGTTGCCTACGAAGTTGATGGGGAAAAGTGCAATGATTTCCCTCACAATGCCCGTCGTTTTGCGCGGTGTCGTCCGATTTACAAAACAATGCCAGGCTGGAAACAGTCAACCGTAGATTGCCGCTCCTTAGAAGACTTACCACAGCAAGCGCTAGATTACTTGAAATTCTTAGCCGAGTTGATGGAAGTTCCGATTGCGATCGTTTCTCTGGGGGCTAGCCGCGAACAAACTATCATTGTGGAAGACCCAATTCACGGTCCTAAACGTGCTTTACTTCACGCTAATGGCACTCCTGTCGTTACTGAAGTGTAA
- the cas7u gene encoding type I-U CRISPR-associated RAMP protein Csb1/Cas7u — MLNVITVEFDSALPTVKPPTFLDVGVSQAYLPWEQRLDVLLHTPQATANLIEDSIWDSVNHTLIPELAGLPFVEIYTKSGQYVASTLDLPHRLGTGYLLKNKHAQLDGQRFREGLRQRIRHSGVYQAAFALCPMSIVLGSFYTHIAGVYRIPRVLSGEFVAENAISMPTGGAVHDPVSARGKGVNLKHMFAVKNDKDQAVKKPSEAGLGNIVYVRESFKAQRYLGRFVIDTRLVDKSNLDSRAKHLIQVLSEYLIRRLLSEPVTLRTECYLIPKSETSMQKLPAFEELEQQLKAAINNCQDLFEKVRVVVPDDQVQFAEEEEAVEA; from the coding sequence ATGCTTAACGTAATTACTGTAGAATTTGATTCTGCCCTGCCAACTGTTAAACCTCCTACTTTTTTAGATGTCGGTGTTTCTCAAGCTTATCTCCCTTGGGAACAACGGCTTGATGTTTTATTACACACACCACAAGCAACAGCTAATTTAATTGAAGATAGCATTTGGGATAGTGTGAATCATACTCTCATTCCTGAACTTGCTGGATTACCCTTTGTTGAAATTTATACAAAATCTGGGCAGTACGTCGCTAGTACTTTAGATTTACCACACCGTTTGGGAACTGGCTATCTACTCAAGAACAAACACGCCCAACTCGATGGACAAAGGTTTCGTGAAGGCTTGCGCCAGCGGATTAGACACAGCGGAGTTTATCAAGCTGCATTTGCACTGTGTCCTATGAGTATTGTGCTAGGTAGCTTTTATACCCACATTGCAGGAGTATACCGCATTCCCAGGGTTTTATCTGGTGAGTTTGTTGCAGAAAATGCAATTTCTATGCCGACTGGTGGGGCGGTTCACGATCCGGTTTCTGCACGTGGTAAAGGAGTCAACCTCAAGCATATGTTTGCTGTCAAGAATGACAAAGATCAGGCGGTAAAAAAACCGAGTGAAGCCGGTTTGGGAAACATTGTTTATGTACGCGAAAGTTTCAAGGCGCAACGCTATTTAGGACGATTTGTGATTGATACTCGCCTCGTTGATAAATCTAACTTAGATAGTCGAGCTAAACATCTTATTCAGGTACTCAGTGAATATCTCATTCGTCGCTTACTATCTGAACCTGTGACATTACGCACTGAATGTTACTTAATTCCTAAATCAGAAACAAGTATGCAGAAATTACCTGCTTTTGAGGAATTAGAACAACAACTTAAAGCTGCAATTAATAATTGTCAAGATTTATTTGAAAAAGTACGAGTTGTTGTACCAGATGACCAAGTGCAATTTGCTGAAGAAGAGGAAGCTGTTGAAGCATGA
- a CDS encoding adenosine deaminase: MALYAELHRHLGGSVVPRVLWRYFQRHSSNLGQKFPEYKEFEEFYTKARNTLDEYLELHTLVESVQSTDTLPYFIYRLMRGAYIFENLAYLELRYTPYLRTPDHLSQSERIDQMTEIVAVVGKASRVPEYPIVTSQILCMHSRLPYEVNKAIVDLAAQSRDYVCAIDVAGGDGHYKERLDEFIELYDYARSLNLNTTGHLYETTDGCYPELLPYLMRIGHGIQIPLRHPELLRELAQRNQCLEVCPTTYLKTGTLEDLRQLKIVFDRCFDAGVDIAICTDNAGLHNVRLPFEYENLLTQDIIDFQQLRACQNAAFRHAFAWPYGQQPPTSLLHGLLQPEAPVLAEPIVN, translated from the coding sequence ATGGCATTATATGCAGAATTGCATCGGCATTTGGGTGGTTCGGTAGTACCGCGCGTATTGTGGAGATACTTTCAACGCCATTCATCCAACTTGGGGCAAAAATTTCCTGAGTATAAAGAGTTTGAGGAGTTTTATACAAAAGCACGGAACACGCTTGATGAGTACCTAGAACTCCACACGCTGGTAGAAAGCGTTCAAAGCACAGATACTTTGCCATATTTTATTTATCGCTTGATGCGTGGCGCTTATATCTTTGAGAACCTTGCGTACCTAGAATTACGCTACACGCCTTATTTACGCACGCCCGACCATTTGAGCCAATCAGAACGGATTGACCAGATGACAGAGATTGTAGCAGTTGTTGGTAAAGCAAGCCGAGTGCCTGAGTATCCGATTGTGACAAGTCAAATTTTGTGTATGCACTCGCGACTTCCTTATGAGGTAAACAAGGCTATTGTTGATTTAGCGGCTCAAAGTAGAGATTATGTTTGTGCGATTGATGTCGCTGGTGGTGATGGTCACTACAAAGAACGGCTTGATGAGTTTATCGAATTATACGACTATGCGCGATCGCTTAATCTAAACACAACTGGACATCTTTACGAAACGACTGATGGTTGTTACCCTGAGTTACTGCCATACTTAATGCGTATTGGACACGGTATTCAAATTCCCTTACGCCATCCCGAATTACTTCGTGAATTAGCACAACGCAATCAGTGTTTGGAAGTCTGCCCAACAACATATCTCAAAACTGGAACTTTAGAAGACCTGCGGCAGCTTAAGATTGTGTTTGATAGATGTTTTGATGCGGGAGTAGATATCGCTATTTGTACTGATAATGCTGGGTTACATAATGTCCGCTTACCTTTTGAGTACGAAAATCTACTGACGCAAGACATTATTGATTTTCAGCAGCTGAGGGCTTGTCAAAATGCCGCTTTTCGTCACGCATTTGCTTGGCCTTATGGTCAACAACCTCCAACTTCATTGTTACATGGATTACTTCAACCTGAAGCACCTGTGCTAGCAGAACCTATAGTTAATTAG
- a CDS encoding 50S ribosomal protein L25/general stress protein Ctc, giving the protein MEITVEGKKRAEGTKPNALRRSGLIPANLYGHNGTESVHLTLEAKTVETLLKKASVNNTLIQLNITDLPWRGKALLREVQLHPTKRFPYHLSFFSIAAQDTVEVEAPLHFVGEAPGVKMEGGALDTVLTHIQVRCAPDRIPESIEIDVSKMNMGDVLYLQDLVLPEGVSLVSETNDAVVSVLAPQITPEIIEAQEAAADEEIATAQVSEAEQKEPQTDAETGG; this is encoded by the coding sequence ATGGAAATCACAGTCGAAGGAAAAAAAAGAGCCGAAGGTACTAAGCCAAACGCTCTACGCCGTTCAGGGTTAATTCCCGCCAATTTGTATGGTCACAATGGTACAGAGTCAGTTCATCTTACCTTAGAAGCTAAAACAGTAGAAACCCTGTTAAAAAAAGCTTCAGTCAATAACACATTGATTCAGTTAAATATTACCGATCTTCCCTGGCGTGGAAAAGCGCTACTGCGAGAAGTTCAATTGCATCCTACCAAACGGTTCCCTTATCATCTCAGCTTTTTCTCAATTGCTGCTCAAGATACCGTAGAAGTAGAAGCACCATTACACTTTGTGGGTGAAGCACCAGGCGTGAAGATGGAAGGTGGTGCGTTAGATACAGTCTTGACTCATATTCAAGTACGTTGCGCTCCCGATCGCATTCCTGAATCAATTGAAATTGACGTTTCCAAGATGAATATGGGAGATGTTTTGTATCTTCAGGATTTAGTCTTACCTGAAGGTGTTTCTTTGGTAAGTGAAACAAACGATGCTGTTGTTTCTGTGCTAGCACCACAAATCACACCGGAAATTATTGAAGCTCAAGAAGCCGCAGCGGATGAAGAAATTGCCACTGCACAAGTATCTGAAGCAGAACAAAAAGAGCCACAAACCGATGCTGAAACGGGTGGTTAA
- a CDS encoding iron-siderophore ABC transporter substrate-binding protein: MPITRRSFLNLSIISAISVACNQQTLVRTSAIPPNPKVVALEWVYVENLLALGIQPIGVADIAGYNKYVNIAPKLVDSVIEVGTRQEPNLEAIAKIKPDLIIGVKQRHQAIYPTLSSIAKTLLFDPYPELNAGNQLTRMQQNFLEIARVCHKTLLGESVLQTMQTSFATNAEKLGAIKLTDSSFVLCQFVPEFRLFNNNSMAVQILTQIGLRNIWQGELERFGFNTVGLEALPTIEHAHFFYIAETQASVQSLQRNPVWQSLEFVREQRLHALGEDTWVFGGPLSAQILAQKAVAALQQF, translated from the coding sequence ATGCCAATTACAAGAAGAAGTTTTCTAAATCTATCAATCATATCGGCAATTTCTGTTGCTTGTAACCAGCAAACGCTAGTAAGAACTTCTGCGATACCTCCCAATCCGAAAGTTGTTGCATTGGAGTGGGTGTATGTCGAAAATTTGCTAGCTTTGGGAATTCAACCCATAGGAGTAGCCGATATTGCAGGCTACAACAAATATGTAAATATTGCACCAAAATTAGTAGATTCAGTTATTGAAGTAGGGACACGCCAAGAACCTAATCTGGAGGCGATCGCTAAAATTAAACCAGACTTAATTATAGGTGTGAAGCAGCGCCACCAAGCAATTTATCCAACTCTATCTTCTATCGCCAAAACACTTCTTTTTGATCCTTACCCAGAACTCAACGCAGGAAATCAACTTACACGGATGCAGCAAAATTTTTTAGAAATTGCCCGCGTGTGTCATAAAACCTTGCTAGGTGAATCAGTATTGCAAACTATGCAAACTTCTTTTGCAACAAATGCAGAAAAACTCGGTGCGATTAAACTAACAGATAGTTCTTTTGTTTTATGTCAATTTGTGCCTGAGTTTCGTTTATTTAATAATAATTCTATGGCAGTACAAATCTTGACACAAATTGGATTGAGAAATATTTGGCAAGGTGAGTTAGAACGCTTTGGTTTTAACACTGTAGGATTAGAGGCTTTACCTACTATTGAACACGCTCACTTTTTCTATATTGCAGAAACACAAGCATCAGTACAAAGCTTACAACGTAACCCTGTTTGGCAGAGTTTAGAATTTGTGCGCGAACAGCGACTTCATGCGTTAGGGGAAGATACTTGGGTTTTTGGTGGTCCTTTATCTGCGCAGATATTAGCACAAAAAGCAGTCGCAGCTTTGCAGCAATTTTGA
- the csb2 gene encoding type I-U CRISPR-associated protein Csb2, with translation MIHIKVQFHTNQYQACAWGNLHAEGVIDWPPAPWRILRSLVAGAYHVNLLDKYQPTLKALLHKLALVQPSYTLPPTTYIQHRSPRPQVNLKTAKVGPGKTLYSAGLLMSSHQHDLYIHWSVMLAEIEELVLSLCLSGLTYFGRKESVATLSLVETAPEPNAEPDIQGTRIVAIADSDLDADALWNALNLSTYENYGVNRSAIFPGIRWATYRINQQQVQKQYSAWQHTHSITLAVSSSPKLPFNAALKLTHRLHQALVSRCPASVFTGQEMGEPSKNHDHTIIQCVSDRTGRYVEQIRLYSYSGYSSEALAAIASCSELSGVTRSCDLKLAIADIESLEPASEDWISSTPFFLSRFPAVRRGKPRMLSEHYQKDGPEHQVLQYLQYLPWLNLKGTPTYQEHEDGLALCLDNQVAVIASCQVFPNFWKWESECRQGKKVGQVGYQVKLKFTTVVTGPIILGYAAHYGLGAMVPMREWVGVYQGIAQNNGMLMTSAD, from the coding sequence ATGATCCACATCAAGGTTCAATTCCACACCAACCAATATCAAGCTTGTGCTTGGGGAAATCTGCACGCAGAAGGAGTGATTGATTGGCCTCCTGCTCCCTGGCGGATTTTGCGATCGCTCGTTGCCGGAGCTTATCATGTTAATCTCCTAGACAAGTACCAGCCAACATTAAAGGCGTTACTACACAAGTTAGCTTTGGTACAGCCAAGTTACACTCTACCACCTACAACCTATATTCAGCATCGTAGTCCGCGCCCGCAGGTCAACTTAAAAACGGCTAAGGTAGGTCCTGGGAAAACACTTTATTCCGCAGGTTTGTTGATGTCTAGTCATCAGCACGATTTGTATATTCATTGGTCAGTGATGCTTGCTGAGATTGAAGAATTAGTGTTGAGTCTGTGTTTGTCTGGGTTAACTTATTTTGGTCGCAAGGAGTCGGTGGCAACGCTATCATTAGTAGAAACTGCGCCAGAACCGAATGCTGAACCGGATATTCAAGGAACAAGAATTGTTGCGATCGCCGATTCTGATTTGGATGCAGATGCTTTATGGAATGCTTTGAACTTGTCTACCTATGAAAATTATGGAGTCAATCGTTCGGCAATATTTCCTGGTATCCGCTGGGCTACTTATCGTATTAACCAACAGCAAGTCCAAAAACAATACTCTGCTTGGCAACATACACATAGCATCACATTAGCAGTTTCAAGTTCTCCTAAACTACCATTTAATGCGGCTCTCAAGCTAACACATCGGTTGCATCAGGCTTTAGTTAGTCGTTGTCCTGCGTCTGTTTTTACAGGACAGGAAATGGGAGAACCCAGCAAAAACCACGACCATACAATTATTCAATGTGTTTCAGATCGTACAGGGCGTTACGTAGAGCAAATCAGACTTTATAGCTATAGTGGCTATAGTTCAGAAGCATTAGCTGCGATCGCCAGTTGTTCTGAGTTATCAGGAGTTACCCGTAGTTGCGATCTTAAGCTTGCGATCGCTGATATAGAAAGTCTTGAGCCAGCTTCTGAAGATTGGATATCATCTACACCATTTTTTCTTTCCCGATTTCCCGCTGTACGTCGTGGTAAACCGCGAATGCTATCAGAGCATTATCAAAAAGATGGTCCAGAACATCAAGTGCTGCAATATCTACAATATCTTCCTTGGCTCAATCTCAAAGGAACTCCTACTTACCAAGAGCATGAAGACGGTTTAGCACTCTGTCTAGATAATCAGGTGGCTGTTATTGCTTCTTGCCAAGTATTTCCAAACTTTTGGAAATGGGAATCTGAGTGCCGACAGGGTAAGAAAGTAGGGCAAGTTGGTTATCAAGTAAAGTTAAAGTTTACAACTGTGGTAACTGGACCTATTATCCTAGGGTATGCTGCTCATTATGGCTTAGGGGCAATGGTTCCTATGCGCGAGTGGGTGGGTGTATATCAGGGCATTGCCCAGAATAACGGTATGCTAATGACTTCAGCGGATTAA
- a CDS encoding AAA family ATPase gives MASNTLLPTLIQQMMQPEFYPHPVKEPIELIQTHVSYVLLAGDYAYKLKKPVNFGFLNYSTLELRQHFCEEELRLNQRGAGEIYLEVLPITHEERYYLGGTGEPVEYVLKMRQFPQEALFLSMFERGELDEAYMEELGRIVAQYHAQAATNDYIRKFGEVEQVRQSIDENYDQTMKYIGGLQTQSQFEETKKYTDNFFAQRQQLFTSRIENDWIRECHGDLHLRNICLWHDKILLFDCIEFNEPFRFVDVMFDIAYAVMELEMLQRPDLGNAYLNTYIEQTGDWEGLQVLPLYLSRQSYVRAKVNSFLLDDPGVPEAVKQEATKTAAAYYKLAWEYTKPRQGKLLLMSGLSGSGKSTVARQLARKIGAIHVRSDAVRKHLAGIPLLERGGDEIYTAEMTQKTYARLLDLSLMLATQGYTVILDAKYDRTSLRHEAIAAAQSQQLPLEIIHCTAPTEVLRDRLSSRTGDIADATVELLEAQQAAFEPFTTEEQGLVQEVNTTQELESQLMLG, from the coding sequence ATGGCATCAAATACTTTGCTTCCTACTTTAATTCAACAAATGATGCAACCGGAGTTTTATCCGCATCCGGTAAAAGAACCGATTGAACTGATTCAAACCCATGTTTCGTATGTGCTGCTTGCAGGTGATTATGCATATAAACTCAAAAAACCTGTGAATTTTGGTTTTTTGAACTACTCAACCTTAGAACTGCGACAGCATTTTTGTGAGGAAGAGTTGCGGCTGAATCAAAGAGGTGCAGGAGAAATTTATCTAGAGGTTTTGCCGATTACGCATGAGGAACGGTATTATCTTGGTGGTACAGGAGAACCTGTAGAGTACGTGCTAAAAATGCGGCAGTTTCCCCAAGAAGCATTGTTTCTCTCCATGTTTGAACGGGGAGAACTCGATGAAGCATATATGGAAGAATTGGGGCGTATTGTCGCTCAGTACCACGCGCAAGCGGCGACGAATGATTATATTCGTAAGTTCGGCGAAGTTGAGCAAGTACGCCAATCGATTGATGAAAATTATGACCAAACAATGAAGTATATTGGTGGTCTACAAACACAATCACAGTTTGAGGAAACAAAAAAATATACAGATAACTTTTTTGCCCAGCGTCAGCAACTATTTACTAGCAGAATTGAAAACGACTGGATTCGTGAGTGTCATGGCGATTTACACTTACGCAATATTTGTTTATGGCATGACAAGATTTTACTCTTTGACTGCATTGAGTTTAATGAGCCGTTTCGCTTTGTTGATGTCATGTTTGACATTGCCTATGCAGTCATGGAACTAGAGATGTTACAGCGTCCAGATTTAGGTAATGCATATTTAAATACTTATATTGAACAAACAGGGGATTGGGAAGGTTTGCAGGTATTACCTTTGTATCTCAGCCGTCAATCTTATGTCCGTGCTAAGGTTAATTCTTTCTTACTTGACGATCCTGGTGTACCAGAAGCAGTTAAACAAGAAGCGACAAAAACTGCTGCGGCTTACTATAAGTTGGCGTGGGAATATACAAAACCACGTCAAGGGAAATTGCTATTAATGTCGGGGTTATCGGGTTCGGGGAAAAGTACTGTAGCACGACAGTTAGCGCGAAAAATCGGAGCGATTCATGTTCGTTCTGATGCAGTACGCAAGCATTTAGCAGGAATTCCTCTGTTAGAACGAGGTGGAGATGAAATTTATACAGCCGAGATGACGCAGAAAACCTATGCGCGGTTGTTAGATTTGAGTTTAATGTTAGCGACTCAAGGTTACACAGTAATTTTAGATGCAAAGTACGATCGCACTTCACTACGACATGAGGCGATCGCGGCTGCACAATCTCAGCAATTACCTTTAGAGATTATCCATTGTACAGCTCCTACGGAAGTGTTACGCGATCGCTTGTCTTCACGCACGGGTGACATTGCAGATGCAACCGTAGAGTTACTAGAAGCGCAGCAAGCAGCATTTGAGCCTTTCACTACCGAGGAACAGGGTTTAGTGCAAGAGGTGAATACAACTCAAGAGTTAGAATCACAATTAATGCTAGGGTAA
- a CDS encoding TonB-dependent receptor, with translation MNPLNSILIATGVAIALIQPARADIVQVTGIQLNPTDAGVEIVIETADNTTPQTFTSRDNQTLFIDISNAQFRLPQGNQFRQENPIVGISTIEIISLEPNSVRISIVGETALPTAQVNAIERGLVVSVTPDPTTQAITPELPTAEPAIEITVTATRTEENVTDVPRSVTVINREQLEQQRRVTRDLGEILGKLVPGLAPPTQSASNFGQSLRGRNVLVLIDGIPQSTSRNVQRDFRTIDPSAIERIEVLRGPTAIYGDGASGGVINIITRTATEQRLVSTSELGISNSLTRFEDSVGYNLQHSISGTEGDFDYLVSAAFGGNGGFFDAQGDRIPPDPNAQGGIADTETINILGKVGTNFGEQRLQLSFNHFNDRQDTNFTSDPNVNTLPEREKARALGGLVLDENQATENTLINLDYRNDNFLGSQLRGQLYYRNYLTRFFPFDARDFASFGNEIIQSRVESEKLGGRLQVESPLFNEGAARLLWGLDYFHEDTAQPVSIYDGATFDASGGLVFAKVGDRSWTPPLQLSSLGLFAQLNWDISARLLVNGGIRHERAGVDIDDFTTLAGNDITGGNLDFNATLFNLGAVFFATQEISLFTNFSQGFSLADIGRVLRNAPLGFSVEQLSPEPQRVNNYEIGIRGQWEAVQASLSAFYNQSDLGTTFDADLNVIRAPERVYGIEAAVDTQLSTNWLLGGTLGWVEGEIDLVDSGEYTDLDGFRIPPLKLSAYVQNQTTPSWSNRLQLLFSGSRNPAGDGFGFNEVENYLTVDYISSIQIGTGTLNIGVENLFNAQYFPVVSQVQGINSSYAAARGTTLSIKYAVDW, from the coding sequence ATGAACCCCTTAAATTCGATTTTGATAGCCACTGGAGTTGCGATCGCACTCATCCAACCCGCACGCGCAGATATTGTGCAAGTGACTGGGATACAGCTAAATCCGACGGATGCTGGTGTAGAAATTGTCATAGAAACTGCGGATAACACAACCCCACAAACTTTTACCTCGCGCGACAATCAAACTTTATTTATTGATATTAGTAACGCTCAATTTCGTTTACCTCAAGGCAATCAGTTTCGTCAAGAAAACCCAATTGTCGGAATTAGCACAATTGAGATCATTTCTTTAGAACCCAACAGCGTACGTATCAGTATTGTAGGAGAAACAGCACTTCCCACCGCACAAGTAAATGCAATTGAGCGAGGATTAGTTGTCAGCGTAACGCCTGATCCTACTACGCAAGCAATAACACCAGAACTTCCCACAGCAGAACCAGCAATTGAGATTACAGTAACAGCAACGCGCACAGAAGAAAATGTCACAGATGTACCGCGATCGGTAACGGTAATTAACCGCGAACAACTTGAACAACAGCGCCGCGTTACACGCGATTTAGGAGAAATTTTAGGAAAGCTGGTTCCAGGGTTAGCACCGCCAACACAAAGTGCAAGCAATTTCGGACAATCCTTACGCGGACGTAATGTTTTGGTTTTAATTGATGGAATACCTCAATCGACAAGTCGCAACGTACAGCGTGATTTTAGAACTATCGATCCATCAGCAATTGAGCGCATTGAAGTTTTACGCGGACCTACAGCAATTTACGGTGATGGAGCTTCAGGTGGTGTTATTAATATTATTACTAGAACTGCTACAGAACAAAGACTCGTTTCCACTTCAGAATTGGGAATCAGTAACTCTTTAACTCGATTTGAAGACAGTGTGGGGTACAATCTTCAACACTCGATTTCAGGAACCGAAGGTGATTTTGATTATCTCGTTTCTGCGGCTTTTGGGGGAAATGGCGGATTTTTTGATGCACAAGGCGATCGCATTCCACCCGATCCTAATGCACAAGGCGGAATCGCGGATACCGAAACAATCAATATTTTAGGTAAAGTTGGGACAAACTTTGGCGAACAACGCCTACAACTTTCATTCAATCATTTCAACGATAGACAAGATACCAATTTCACCAGCGATCCGAATGTTAATACACTTCCTGAAAGAGAAAAAGCCCGTGCTTTAGGCGGATTAGTCCTTGATGAAAACCAAGCTACAGAAAATACTTTAATCAACTTAGATTACCGCAACGATAACTTTCTTGGCAGTCAACTACGCGGACAACTTTATTACCGCAACTACCTAACGCGGTTTTTCCCTTTTGATGCACGAGATTTTGCTAGCTTTGGCAACGAAATTATTCAATCGCGAGTAGAATCCGAAAAATTGGGCGGACGTTTACAAGTAGAAAGTCCTCTGTTTAATGAAGGTGCAGCCCGCTTACTGTGGGGATTAGACTACTTTCATGAAGACACCGCACAACCTGTTTCAATCTATGACGGGGCTACATTTGATGCGAGTGGTGGGTTAGTATTTGCTAAGGTTGGCGATCGCTCGTGGACTCCACCACTTCAACTGAGTAGTTTAGGTCTATTTGCACAGTTAAATTGGGATATTAGCGCTCGGTTGTTAGTCAACGGTGGAATTCGTCACGAACGCGCCGGAGTTGATATTGATGACTTTACAACTTTAGCTGGGAACGATATTACTGGCGGGAACCTTGATTTTAATGCGACTCTATTTAATCTTGGGGCTGTCTTTTTTGCTACTCAAGAAATCAGTTTATTTACCAACTTCTCACAAGGTTTTTCGCTAGCGGATATTGGACGAGTACTGCGCAATGCGCCACTAGGGTTTAGTGTCGAACAACTTAGCCCAGAACCGCAAAGAGTCAACAACTACGAAATTGGAATTCGCGGTCAATGGGAGGCTGTGCAAGCTTCACTTTCAGCATTCTACAATCAATCTGATCTGGGTACGACCTTTGATGCCGATTTAAATGTCATTCGTGCCCCTGAACGGGTGTATGGTATTGAGGCAGCGGTAGATACTCAACTTAGCACTAACTGGCTTTTGGGCGGAACACTCGGTTGGGTAGAAGGTGAAATTGATTTAGTAGATAGCGGCGAATATACAGATCTTGATGGCTTTCGTATTCCACCACTGAAATTATCTGCCTACGTGCAAAACCAGACAACTCCGAGTTGGAGTAATCGACTCCAGTTGCTTTTTTCTGGAAGTCGCAATCCTGCTGGCGATGGCTTTGGTTTTAATGAAGTAGAAAATTACTTAACTGTAGACTACATCAGTAGCATTCAAATTGGCACAGGAACGCTCAATATTGGTGTAGAAAACTTATTTAATGCGCAGTATTTTCCAGTTGTGTCGCAAGTGCAGGGAATTAATTCGAGTTATGCAGCTGCTAGAGGAACTACTTTGAGTATTAAGTATGCTGTTGATTGGTAA